The following is a genomic window from Solanum lycopersicum chromosome 6, SLM_r2.1.
GCAAAGACAATATGTTGATTATTCAcgttttaaaattaatgatgtGGTCGAAAAATAATTGATCaggtctaaaaaataattttttctaattgGAAAGttcataaatatatcatttaacttagtctcattttatatttatgttctccaattttgagtgtgcacaaatagacagtTAAATtagtataaagttgaacaaatagacacacgaGTCCTACTTGTCATAATACATGTAAGACACCACATAGGACACATATTTTCATGTAAGATGTCAGTAGGACGTTTGTGTCTATTTGtccaattttatacaagtttaagtgtctacttgtgcacattcAAAGTTGGAGGGCATAAATGTGAAAGGAGatcaagttaaagggcatattcATGTAATATGCCTAAAAAATAATAGCATGAATATGTCTTTTCTCAAACGacaatgacataaatgagtcaAGCTACATAAATAaacttttctcaaaattaaataacatattttttaagaattcaTCACCAACTTAATTATCTACTCAAGACAAGTcaagaaaaatctaaaatattccGGAGTTATGGAGAATTGAAGGAAGATCTCTAAATGTGTATTCTAGAGAGACTAGTCTTCTAGATAGGGTAATTCTAGAATTAAGTAATTAAAGGAATATTCTAGGATATAGTAGAAAAATATGTTTAGCTAGATTGTTCTATCACCTCCTATGAATAGAGGTGGTCCATTTGAGTTGTAGGCAAGCTAGCAAGAAACGAAGTAATAAAAGTAAGAGAGCAACCAAGAGTGAGTGCTCAAGTAAAGAGTGTTGCTGAAGCAAACAACAAGTGTGGTAAAGTTGTAAGATAGAATCGAAAtcttaatttgatataataaaattcaagttaTGAGGAATCGATATTACCATGTCGTCTCCACACCCAAAAATATTCAacatttttcccttttattttatcaaaatagtcCAAATTTGATCATACATagcatgaaaaataagaaattaatacTCTTTCATGAGCAGCGATCTCTCCAGTTCAGCAAGAAAAGGGTgattttttttgcataaaatataaatgtacCCTTTAACTTGACCTCATTTTACGTTTATGTCCTCCAACTTTAATTTGGATATGCACAAGTATACACTTCAACTTATATAAAATAGAACAAGTAAACACacgagtcctacatgacacaatacatgtaggacaccacgtaagataaaaaatgacatgtaggatatcatgtaggacatgtgtgtttatttgttaaactttatacaagtttaagtgtgtATTTGTGCACGCCCAAAGCTGAAGGTGATAAATGttatttgaagccaagttaaaaagacatatttatgtattttgtcTTTTTTGTAATATCTATCCATATCTTTGACGGATAGAGTTATGCATGGAATTAATCGAAGTGCGTGCAAATCGAAAGTGGACGGTATCATGTGAAATTGATTGAAATGTGTGCAAGTTAATACGGTCAgcatgattaaaaaaatcaaaaagaaaaattgtcacgacccaaatcgagccgcgagtggcacccacacttatcctactatgtgagcgaaccaaccaatctaaaccccaacatttcaaccataataaacagaaaataatgcggaagacttaaaactcattaacgaaatcaattaataacttctaaactcaaaacttatcattccccaaaatctggaagtcatcatcacaagaacatttatcctcaaattactaaatctaagaatgtctaggaaactaaaacaaatacaagagatagtccatgtccgaacttcaaggacatcaagacatgaataagagagaatccagtccgagctaggaacaatagctcaccctgaaatctgacgtggtgaagactggctagagttgctattgagttgaagacgacggcacgtttgctgcactccacaaataacaagagaaaaacatacaagtaggggtcagtacaaaacacgagtactgagtagatatcatcggccaactcaaaatagaaaacagtatatatcagataatatcataaatcaactacaatactcaacaggtagcaacaacaagtactataatcattgataaataacgccaagtacacccatgaggactcaagcctccataccatactcatttgggaaataggttcattaaattgagtacattaacatatttcaagattcattctctttactatcctagtgtcggaacgtgacactccggtcccctcaatattcattcatcttactatcctagtgtcggaacgtgacactccgatccatatattatcctggtgtcggaacgtgacactccgattcatatactatcctggtgtcggaacgtgtcACCCGATTCATATACTAtccctatttcatttttagtctgtttaaaaaagaattatcctTTACTTTtttgacaatattttaattttaacttttcatgtaacatgtttaagaccataagattaaatgacattttgatacataTGACATAATTTTAGTTTAGAACTACAAGActaaaaaatcttctttcttttcctaaactccgttccaagtcaaactagattaTTCTTTCCGAAATGGAGAatgatctattttttttaaaataaaaattggaaatggaacttatttatttttttaaaaaaaattaacttttggAGTTTTCCACTTCAGTAATATAGAAAAGTAACATATGATAATGTCGTTGTCACTCAAAATTAGAAGCACCAAAAAGATGATAGATGTATAATTCAAAAGTCAATGAATTGTATTTTAGTATTATGAATGAACAAACTGTcaagatgtatatatatatatattttattcttgttaagttGGCCTTTCAAGTAATTAATTCATTGTTAGCCAGTTGAATTAATAATCTCATTTAGGAATCTTCCTATGTGAATAACAagacttataataataataataataataaagtccaGATCTTGTTTCAACTACATTAATTGGATCATTTGGCAAACAATTACTCTGTTTCTGAAACAAGGAGCAGGGCTTCTAATATTGCAGAGGTAATTAGTTCATGCTTCAAaactctcttcttcttttcttattttcattattgttCTTCCTTATTCTTTAATTTCACGTTTCCGCTAACAAGAACGCAGCCTACACCCAACATTAGTATAGAAACATTAGTGGCTCAAATCCATGATCTACACACACATCATCTTCATTCACAAGCTAATTAACAATCTCCACAAGTCTATCAACTTGTAATATGAATATACATATTtacaaaattgatgaaaaagacTTGAAAAGtcaatgaattttattttagtctctattattattttgattcttaattATGAACCTATCAAAGCGAAATACTGAATTTGGGTGCTTAAATATCAAGATTGATTAGACACTTCATATTGTGCtaaaattttgcatttcttcCTGTATATTTATACTCGTACATAATACACAAGAAAATTcttccaaaaaaaagaagataaactATTTGTACATGTAGATCTAGATCTATATATCCCGTGAAATTAATCGAAGATCAAGATAGTTTACAAAACTGAAACTTGTTCAAACTTGTTCATTCCTATcaaatttgtatatatgtgtatatatatatttccatgTTTTTATAGACTTGCTAAACCTTTAGCTTCAGATCCTTTGATAATTCTAAGCCTTTCGCAAGAATTGGTAAACCTCACCCcaaccaaaaaaatcaaaacttcaaattattttttttaaagaaaatagtttaaattttaatttcagtttGAGAAAAAATGTCTTGCTGGGCCAACAAGATAGTGCTATGTAGGTCAAAaatgggtagaaaattatttataaaataagtttagcgggtaataggatcttagtattgTATAAATAGGTCTCTGCGATTTTGATCATAGTTTGAgaaggtacttgtgcattatccctattaAGTATTTACTTTTGAGAACATATCAAGTGTATGCCATGAATTCAAATCTGTTGGAATTTTTTGATATAAACAGGCAGAGTATAAGTGGGCGTTTGAACattaaaaatgtgaaattagaataaactaataataaatacaagatTGAATAATGGTATATGGAAATTGGCCAAGTGATGTTTGGACATGAATATAACTGGGCACCTAACAGTGTGACCCATGAAGTGACTGAGAAATGATAACCATTTGGTTTTAGGTTCAAATCTCAGTAGATTAAAGTGTGAAAGTTGGTCCGAACACTAcagtaataaaaaaatcatatatttatatacaagAGAATCCTAAGACCACCTATATGGCGCCACCACaagcaatattttttttttaaatttatttatttctaaaactaGCCTTCCTCTTTGATGAAAAGATttgtattttatgaaaagttgtgacttttatcaaaagttgtaacttttatgaaaagttttgacttttataaaaaattgcgactttatgaaaagttgcgactttaatgtagagttgcgacttttatgaaacgTTGTAAACTTTACGAAGGgttgcaatttttttaaatagttgtaTCCTTTCtaataaggcacaataaatatttgttcacactatcctttgttgtatataaatagaggaatatACTCtttggtgtgtttggtatgatgGAAATtccttgaaaaatgttttccccgaaaacaagtagatattttacttattatcttatgtttggttggtgaatagataatattttctgaaaaaatattttggtgtttgttttttgaatgaaaaatacttttgagaaatgtcttttaatttttactagagttgaaaataatttttgaagttgaatttattttttaaaaaaataaacttaaaattttttcgTGGTAGGGGTGGAGATGGGCTGGTAGGGGGCTAGTGGAGTAGGGTAGGGGTTCTCTAGCTAAACTTTAGCCTGTGTGAAGGTACCATCTTGCCTTCTTTATTCACGGCATAATAACAATGAATTTGGTCGATGAATTGTATTATATTAATCTTGCAATTCTAAATATCGCTATTTGTTGTTCTCCTTTCGACCAAACTACTTCTTCAATCTCTTACTTCAACCTGTCTAgcaaaaatatgtcaaaaaggTATGAGCATGCTTAATCAGAGCTCTCTATTGATTCTACTTCACCtactcttaaaaaaaaatttactattatttttatcaaaataaaagagtaATCTTTTTCCATTAGCCCAAGTCGAGAtaggagaaaaatattattagagagattattaatttaatgacATTTTACTACCTAAagttgatattttaaacattaatCTTGTACTCCAAAACACTATTTCTATCACtgttttctttacttttactttATAGACTTTTTTGTCAGAAAAAAGTTAGACGGATACATTTGATGTTGTTTTCCATTCTCattctctctttattcttttttctttacattCACACGCACAATAATTTTCTTGTAGGCTCCTTATAAGCCATATGCACATAGACGAATCTAGGATCTGATGTTTACAAGTTTCTATGTCGACGTCATATTAATATCGATAATAATTAGATTGACAATcacatatttataattattaagtcGATAACGTTCTTCTTTGTATAGGTTGGAAAAGTAATGGTAAACGAGCAGgactcctttttcttttctttttttttataataattaacagTTGTGAGATTTTATGTTTGTGATTCATGtcataaatattttgatgtGTGATTAAGATTGACATTTCCAATTGTGTGAGTCTAAAATTACTATATGTGAAAATAGTGATATTATTGATTATTGTAtcttttcatcttctttctcctgttacttttatttactttttattcaTCAGGTCTTGAGAAAAAGTAGAATCATGGAAAAACGAAAAGATAATGAAGAAACAAACAACTCATTGGTATGTTATTTTATAGAGTAAATTGTAAAGTATTGAATTATAGATATGTGgctttaaaatgtattattttggCAGGTGTTATTTTCTGCTCTTAGCAAGGACATTGCCGATGTTCTGGTTTACCTAGAGAATGAGGAAAATCAAAAAGCTCTTGACAAAGATCAAGTTGAAAAGCTAAAATTGAAAATGGCATTTATTTGTACATATGTTCAGCTTTCTTATTCCGATTTTGAGCAGTTTGAAGATATAATGACTAGAAAAAGACAAGAGGTTGAGAAACTGCTTCAACCACTTTTGGATGATGATGTCTTTACTAGCCTCACCAGTAATATGGATGATTGTATCAGCTTGTATAAATCAGATGCCATCATGATGGATGAGCAATTGGACTTCCTCCTTTTGAATCTGTATCATCTATCCAAGCATCACGCTGAAAAGATATTTCCTGGAGTGACTCAATATGAAGTTCTTCAGAATGTATGTGGCAACCTAAGAGATTTCCATGGGTTGATAGTGAATGGTTGCATTAAGCATGAGACGGTTGAGAATGTCTTACCTCTGTTTCAACTGATGGCTGAAAGAGTAGGACACTTCCTTTGGGAGGATCAGACTGATGAAGACTCTCGACTCTCCGAGCTAGATGCGGATGAACCAAATGATAGAGTCTCTCGACTTTTCAAGCTAGCACATCTACTCTTGAAGATTGTCCCGGTTGAACTGGAGGTTATGCACATATGTTATACAAACTTGAAAGCTTCAACTTCAGCTGAAGTTGGACTCTTCATTAAGCAGCTTCTAGAAACCTCTCCAGATATTCTGAGAGAATATCTAATTCATCTGCAAGAGCACATGGTAAGTGTTATTACCCCTAGCACTTCAGGGGCTCGAAACATTCATGTCATGCTGGAATTCCTGTTGATTATCCTTTCTGATATGCCCAAGGGCTTTATTCATCATGACAAACTTTTTGATCTCTTGGATCGTGTTGGAACACTTACCAGGGATGTATCAACTCTTGTACACGATTTGGAAGAGAAATTAAGGAATAAACAGGGTAACGACCAAACAAATCGTGCAACACTAGACTTGCTAAAAGATATTGAACTCCTCAAGGAAGACCTCAAACATGTTTATCTGAAGTCACCGGATTCATATCAATGTTTCTTCCCCATGAGTGATGGACCGCTCTTCATGCATATGTTGCACCTACACGTAAATGATTTGTTAGATTCAAATGCTTATTCAGTTTCTTTGATTAAGGAAGAAATTGAGCTGGTGAAGCAAGACCTGGAATTCATAAGATCATTCTTTGTGGATGCTGAGCAAGGATTGTATAAAGATATTTGGGCACGTATTCTAGATGTGGCTTATGAGGCAAAAGATGTCATTGATTCAATTATTGTTAGAGATAATGGTCTCTTACATCTTCTTTTCTCACTTCCCATTACCATAAAGAAGATGAAGCTTATCAAAGAAGAGGTTTCTGATTTACATGAGAAGATTCTGAAGAACAGAGGTCTCATTGTTGTGAACTCTCCCAAGAAACCAGTTGAGAGCAAGTCATTGACAACTGATAAAATAGTTGTAGGTTTTGAGGAGGAGACAAAATGGATACTTAGAAAGCTCACTAGTGGACCTACAGATCTAGATGTCATTTCGATCACTGGTATGCCGGGTTCAGGTAAAACTACTTTggcatacaaagtatacaatgATAAATCAGTTTCTAGCCATTTCGACCTTCATGCATGGTGCACGGTCGACCAAGGATGTGATGAGAAGAAGTTgttgaataaaattttcaaacaagTTAGTGACTCAGATTCAAAATTGAGTGAGGATATTGATGTTGCTGATAAGCTACGGAAACAACTGTATGGAAAGAGGTATCTTATTGTCTTAGATGACGTGTGGGATACAACTACATGGGATGAGTTGACAAGACCTTTTCCTGAAGCTAAGAAAGGAAGTAGGATTATTTTGACAACTCGAGAAAAGGAAGTGGCTTTGCATGGAAAGCTGAACACTGATCCTCTTGACCTTCGATTGCTAAGATCAGAAGAAAGTTGGGAATTATTACAGAAAAGGGCATTTGGAAACGAGAGTTGCCCTAATGAACTATTAGATGTCGGTAAAGAAATCGCCGAAAATTGTAAAGGTCTTCCTTTGGTGGCTGATCTAATTGCTGGAGTCATTGCTGGGAGGGAAAAGAAAAGGAGTGTGTGGCTTGAAGTTTTAAATAATTCGcattcctttattttgaagaatgaagtgGAAGTGATGAAAGTTATTGAAATAAGTTATGACCACTTATCTGATCATCTGAAGCCATGCTTGCTGTATTTTGCAAGTTGGCCGAAGGACACTATAATGACAATCTATGAGTTGAATGGTTTTTTGGGTGGTGAAGGATTTGTGGGGAAGACAGAGATGAAGAGTATGGAAGAAGTGGTGAAGATTTATATGGATGATTTAATTTCGAGTAGCTTGGTAATTTGTTTCAATGAGATAGGTGAGT
Proteins encoded in this region:
- the Mi-1F gene encoding NBS-LRR resistance protein-like protein (The RefSeq protein has 2 substitutions compared to this genomic sequence); the encoded protein is MEKRKDNEETNNSLVLFSALSKDIADVLVYLENEENQKALDKDQVEKLKLKMAFICTYVQLSYSDFEQFEDIMTRKRQEVEKLLQPLLDDDVFTSLTSNMDDCISLYKSDAIMMDEQLDFLLLNLYHLSKHHAEKIFPGVTQYEVLQNVCGNLRDFHGLIVNGCIKHETVENVLPLFQLMAERVGHFLWEDQTDEDSRLSELDADEPNDRVSRLFKLAHLLLKIVPVELEVMHICYTNLKASTSAEVGLFIKQLLETSPDILREYLIHLQEHMVSVITPSTSGARNIHVMLEFLLIILSDMPKGFIHHDKLFDLLDRVGTLTRDVSTLVHDLEEKLRNKQGNDQTNRATLDLLKDIELLKEDLKHVYLKSPDSYQCFFPMSDGPLFMHMLHLHVNDLLDSNAYSVSLIKEEIELVKQDLEFIRSFFVDAEQGLYKDIWARILDVAYEAKDVIDSIIVRDNGLLHLLFSLPITIKKMKLIKEEVSDLHEKILKNRGLIVVNSPKKPVESKSLTTDKIVVGFEEETKWILRKLTSGPTDLDVISITGMPGSGKTTLAYKVYNDKSVSSHFDLHAWCTVDQGCDEKKLLNKIFKQVSDSDSKLSEDIDVADKLRKQLYGKRYLIVLDDVWDTTTWDELTRPFPESKKGSRIILTTREKEVALHGKLNTDPLDLRLLRSEESWELLQKRAFGNESCPNELLDVGKEIAENCKGLPLVADLIAGVIAGREKKRSVWLEVLNNSHSFILKNEVEVMKVIEISYDHLSDHLKPCLLYFASWPKDTIMTIYELNGFLGGEGFVGKTEMKSMEEVVKIYMDDLISSSLVICFNEIGEYPTYQLHDLVHDYCLIKARKENLFDRIRSSAPSDLLPRQITIDDKEHFGLNFVMFDSNKKRHSGKHLYSLGINGDQLDDSVSDAFHLRHLRLLRVLDLDNSFIMVNDSLLNEICMLNHLRYLRIGTEVKYLPLSFSNLWNLEILSVNNKESTLILLPRIWDLVKLRALFVSACSFFDMDADESILIAEDTKLENLRILGELVISYLKDTKNIFKRFPNLQVLQFELKESWDYSTEQYWFPKLDCLTELEQLSVSFESSNTNHIGSSVATNRPWDFHFPSNLKQLLLSDFPLTSDSLSTIARLHNLEELSLYDAIIQGEEWNMGEEDTFMNLKFLNLCLPTLSKWEVGEESFPNLEKLKLQGCGKLEEIPPSFGDIYSLKFIKIVKSPQLEYSALKIKEYAEEMRGGSELQILGQKNIPLFK
- the Mi-1F gene encoding NBS-LRR resistance protein-like protein isoform X1, which translates into the protein MEKRKDNEETNNSLVLFSALSKDIADVLVYLENEENQKALDKDQVEKLKLKMAFICTYVQLSYSDFEQFEDIMTRKRQEVEKLLQPLLDDDVFTSLTSNMDDCISLYKSDAIMMDEQLDFLLLNLYHLSKHHAEKIFPGVTQYEVLQNVCGNLRDFHGLIVNGCIKHETVENVLPLFQLMAERVGHFLWEDQTDEDSRLSELDADEPNDRVSRLFKLAHLLLKIVPVELEVMHICYTNLKASTSAEVGLFIKQLLETSPDILREYLIHLQEHMVSVITPSTSGARNIHVMLEFLLIILSDMPKGFIHHDKLFDLLDRVGTLTRDVSTLVHDLEEKLRNKQGNDQTNRATLDLLKDIELLKEDLKHVYLKSPDSYQCFFPMSDGPLFMHMLHLHVNDLLDSNAYSVSLIKEEIELVKQDLEFIRSFFVDAEQGLYKDIWARILDVAYEAKDVIDSIIVRDNGLLHLLFSLPITIKKMKLIKEEVSDLHEKILKNRGLIVVNSPKKPVESKSLTTDKIVVGFEEETKWILRKLTSGPTDLDVISITGMPGSGKTTLAYKVYNDKSVSSHFDLHAWCTVDQGCDEKKLLNKIFKQVSDSDSKLSEDIDVADKLRKQLYGKRYLIVLDDVWDTTTWDELTRPFPEAKKGSRIILTTREKEVALHGKLNTDPLDLRLLRSEESWELLQKRAFGNESCPNELLDVGKEIAENCKGLPLVADLIAGVIAGREKKRSVWLEVLNNSHSFILKNEVEVMKVIEISYDHLSDHLKPCLLYFASWPKDTIMTIYELNGFLGGEGFVGKTEMKSMEEVVKIYMDDLISSSLVICFNEIGEYPTYQLHDLVHDYCLIKARKENLFDRIRSSAPSDLLPRQITIDDKEHFGLNFVMFDSNKKRHSGKHLYSLGINGDQLDDSVSDAFHLRHLRLLRVLDLDNSFIMVNDSLLNEICMLNHLRYLRIGTEVKYLPLSFSNLWNLEILSVNNKESTLILLPRIWDLVKLRALFVSACSFFDMDADESILIAEDTKLENLRILGELVISYLKDTKNIFKRFPNLQVLQFELKESWDYSTEQYWFPKLDCLTELEQLSVSFESSNTNHIGSSVATNRPWDFHFPSNLKQLLLSDFPLTSDSLSTIARLHNLEELSLYDAIIQGEEWNMGEEDTFMNLKFLNLRLPTLSKWEVGEESFPNLEKLKLQGCGKLEEIPPSFGDIYSLKFIKIVKSPQLEYSALKIKEYAEEMRGGSELQILGQKNIPLFK